A single Lolium perenne isolate Kyuss_39 chromosome 6, Kyuss_2.0, whole genome shotgun sequence DNA region contains:
- the LOC127308042 gene encoding squamosa promoter-binding-like protein 5, with protein MMSSRLSGPGTIAPASDVVDFGYASMHSSSYANFEPAPPLYQHHLYDNSFDFAASTNAFQFQDPFALFSTGSPLANQLHQPFAQQITMPPIAPSSLLQAPTTMTALPGVTSAADAYNPFSGGLLKREDGDPFFSDAGGGGRIGLNLGRRTYFSPADVLAVDRLLMRSRLGGMGVLGLGLGAAHHPPPRCQAEGCKADLSAAKHYHRRHKVCEYHAKAATVAASGKQQRFCQQCSRFHVLAEFDEAKRSCRKRLTEHNRRRRKPAGEKGNDAPPPTKKPDTSSYSGDDHRTNKSSTTVVAVSPTASGFSCLQQQTELDNGGQSTIAATMTAPTTLSLAAERPHGRDRYGAGLDTMLLHQQGRDEEEQGFMMTPLVQSHRQRQRDSGNILSCSTSASDQRHRNDGDSCCNGNSMQHFFEVDFM; from the exons ATGATGAGCAGCAGGCTGAGCGGCCCCGGCACGATCGCACCGGCGAGCGACGTCGTCGACTTCGGCTACGCTTCCATGCACTCCTCCTCATACGCCAACTTCGAGCCCGCACCGCCGCTGTACCAGCACCACCTGTATGACAACAGCTTCGACTTCGCCGCCAGTACCAATGCGTTCCAGTTCCAAGACCCCTTCGCTCTCTTCTCCACCGGTTCGCCGCTCGCCAACCAGCTCCATCAGCCCTTCGCGCAGCAGATCACCATGCCGCCGATCGCACCGTCCTCGCTGCTCCAGGCGCCGACGACAATGACGGCGCTGCCGGGCGTGACGTCGGCGGCAGACGCGTACAACCCCTTCAGCGGCGGGTTACTGAAGCGTGAGGACGGCGACCCATTCTTTTCCGACGCCGGCGGTGGCGGGAGGATTGGGCTGAACCTGGGCCGGCGGACCTACTTCTCTCCGGCGGACGTGCTAGCGGTGGACCGCCTGCTGATGCGCTCCCGCCTCGGCGGCATGGGCGTGCTGGGGCTTGGGCTCGGCGCCGCGCACCACCCGCCACCGCGGTGCCAGGCCGAGGGTTGCAAGGCCGACCTCTCCGCCGCCAAGCACTACCACCGCCGCCACAAGGTCTGCGAGTACCACGCCAAGGCAGCCACGGTCGCCGCCTCCGGCAAGCAGCAGCGCTTCTGCCAGCAGTGCAGCCG ATTTCATGTGCTTGCTGAGTTTGATGAAGCCAAGAGGAGCTGCCGAAAGCGGCTCACGGAGCACAACCGCCGTCGCAGGAAGCCCGCCGGCGAGAAGGGCAACGACGCGCCGCCGCCTACCAAGAAGCCAGACACCAGCTCATACAGCGGCGACGATCACAGGA CCAACAAGTCGTCGACCACGGTGGTCGCCGTCTCGCCGACGGCCAGCGGCTTCAGCTGCCTGCAGCAGCAGACCGAGCTCGACAACGGCGGCCAGTCGACCATCGCCGCAACGATGACGGCGCCGACGACCCTGTCCCTGGCCGCGGAGCGACCCCACGGCAGGGACAGGTACGGCGCCGGCCTGGACACCATGCTGCTGCACCAGCAAGGTCGCGACGAGGAGGAGCAGGGCTTCATGATGACCCCGCTTGTGCAGTCGCATCGGCAGCGGCAGCGAGACAGCGGCAACATCTTGTCGTGCTCGACGTCGGCGTCGGATCAGCGTCACCGGAACGACGGAGACAGCTGCTGCAACGGCAACAGCATGCAGCATTTCTTCGAGGTGGACTTCATGTAG
- the LOC127310494 gene encoding uncharacterized protein, which translates to MLNWIWKIYQNSEGLWADLLRAKYLGDHDLFSPAVPTKGSQFWNAIQKIKWYFKMGAKHKVRNGKRTYFWLDWWTGTGPLRLTFPRLFACCDNHFATVEGVRDNEGWHIRFRRSFGLAETVEWDNLCRIFDLTPMSPGEDEVRWSLDPSGDYSTNSMYCKLSQGGAITHFKESWRVLVRPRDLPLLDAALDEWPLCTRPGNPRTLPDINIGAVTHSPYQSQFEEITAM; encoded by the exons ATGCTCAATTGGATCTGGAAGATCTATCAGAACAGCGAGGGGCTGTGGGCTGACCTGCTAAGGGCCAAATACCTGGGAGATCACGACTTGTTCTCTCCAGCCGTGCCGACTAAGGGCTCGCAGTTCTGGAATGCCATTCAGAAGATCAAATGGTATTTCAAAATGGGGGCCAAGCACAAGGTCCGGAACGGGAAACGCACCTACTTTTGGCTTGACTGGTGGACGGGCACGGGGCCCCTGCGTCTGACCTTTCCCCGCCTCTTTGCTTGTTGCGATAACCACTTCGCCACTGTTGAAGGGGTGCGTGACAATGAAGGGTGGCACATCCGGTTTAGACGCTCCTTCGGTCTCGCGGAGACGGTGGAATGGGACAACCTTTGTAGAATCTTTGATCTAACCCCCATGTCTCCGGGCGAGGACGAGGTCCGCTGGTCGCTGGATCCTTCCGGAGATTACTCCACCAACTCCATGTACTGTAAGCTTTCTCAGGGCGGGGCCATAACCCACTTCAAAGAG TCttggagggttctggtcagaccgaGGGACCTGCCGCTTCTGGACGCGGCGCTGGACGAG TGGCCATTGTGCACCAGACCTGGGAATCCAAGAACTCTTCCAGACATCAATATTGGTGCCGTCACCCACTCTCCATACCAGTCCCAGTTTGAGGAGATCACGGCCATGTAG